The following DNA comes from Mya arenaria isolate MELC-2E11 chromosome 11, ASM2691426v1.
tcatgtggattcataattgtgctagaGGGgtgagggggcatgccccctaggaaaattttgaaaaccatggtgcaatctgggcGTTTTGAGggtaattatttaaaactggaAAATGAACAGTTGTAGAAATATGTAGTCAGGTACGcttactgcaactttggctgatttcttttgtcagaatcatgtggattcagccgcgtatttGCGtttaggcagctacgcgcctggctATAATGTCTTGTATATTAAATGCAGACAGTACTCGAAGGATCTTGCAAATCATTGTTGAGACTGTAATTAAATATAATCGAATTCAGTGAAAACATAGTTAAGACAAATCAAACCGTCGTGACGAAAGAAAAAACACATCCGGGCTATTTCttacatatacaaaacatgCTCTGTATTCTGTAGGAAgatgtgcaccagtcaattgtaaccacagcccccctcgggtataccggggataggcGGAGGAAAAGCGCACTTATTTtaccccgcagtgccgagtgaatgcgttGGTTGtattttcgcgccgaaaatagcggggaatgggccttacctaggatgtccccggggtgcgggggGGGGGCATTTGAAGCGGAtcttaccagcagtttgtcctcGCAGGATCGGCTGAACAAActgtcaaagtcccggctattgcCTGGAGGGTAGGGGGCGGgggtggggcgtggttacaattgactagtgcattacaatGCAAAATCGACTGAAATCGGTCTAGTCGTAGTAAAAGCGTTATTCTCAGATTGAtcgtttgacaactttttttgtctttggaattcagttatataagactgctaacaataGATCAGATCGCAATTGATCATATATAAGTTTTGAATTTATATCCTATGGCGGAAAGCGTTACTGACGTTTTAAACAGAACACTGAACTTTTCGGCACGTTTagtaaacatttgatatttgttatattgtgaattatcacatatgactgaattaaaagcATTGTTGCCCAAatcagccgattctgagacaacttattttttaaaaagtgtcaaaactgacaatctgtgagagtgcagttttaatttatatttgtttggttTTCCACTTATAGCAAACGCAACTGGTCGACTATGACTACAATAGGAAAGTACAGAGGGTTTATGTAGAGGCGGCGAACAAACAGGACGTGCGTATCATCTACATGGACTTCGCTAATGTGAGTATTTGGCAAAATTAAATTGTGAGTATTTGGCGATATTGAAGTGTGAGTATTTGGCGGGCGATATTGAAGTGTGGATGTTTGGCGATATTGAAGTGTGAGTATTTGGCGATAATGAATGTGAATATTTGGCGATATTGAAGGGCGAGTATTTGACGATATTGAAGTGTGAATGTTTGGCGACATTGAAGTGTGAGTATTTGGCGAAATTGCAGTGTGAGTATTTGGCGATATTGAAGTGTGAGTTTATGGCGACATTGAAGTGTGAGTGTTTGGCGATATTGAAGTGTGAGTATATGGCGATATTGAAGTGTGAGTATTTGGCGATATTGAAGTGTGAGTGTTTGGCAACATTGAAATGCGAGTGTTTTGCGACGTTGAAGTGTGATTGTTTTGTGACGTTGAAGTGTAAATGTTTGGCGACATTGAAGTGTGAGTATTTGACGTCATTGAAGTGTGAGTGTTTGGCGACATTGAAGTGTGAGTATTTGGCAAAATTGAAGTAAGAGTATTTGGCAACATTGAAGTGTGGGTATTACGCGAAATGAACTGTGAGAATTTGGCAACATTTAAGTGTGAGTGATTGTCGACATTGAAGAGTGAGTGTTAAACAAAGGTGGCATTCAAGAGTGAGTATTTGACAAAATTGAAGTGGCGTGTTTTACGTCATTGAAGTGTGCGTGAGTGTTTGGCGAAATTGAAGTATAATTGTTTGGCGACATTGAAGTGTGAGTGTTTGGCGACATTGAAGTGTGAGCACTAAGGTTTGAATATTTGGAGGCATTGAAGTAAGAGTATTTTTAGACATTGGTATGCGAGAATTTGTTGTCAATTTGGTGcgaatttgataaataattatgtatattaaaattaaaaatacttaaattttgGGCTTTATAActtcaataatgataaaacagaACTTCTTCGATACAAACTCCttttatcttcaaaatttgTGCTCGGGAAGGAGGGTCACGAACTCTTCGAATGTTGGAAATTCTGTTTCAGAAAATGGAGTACACTCAACAGGGTATAAATGGAACATGTACAAGGAGGGCGAAGAATGGGACCATGCACCCGCCCTATATTCCAGGTAACAGTTTtctcatttattatatatactttatactgCTGAtcattttactattattttatcGCTTGGCTTTcgattatttaaatttatttatttaaaaggcCTCGCgttcataatgatattgttgttgttgttgttgttgttgttattgttattgttgtttttgagtTTTGCAAAGGTCTGTCCGCGTCCTACTGCATAATGGCTgaattatggcttgaccccgtcgcATCCCAAAGTGTTACTGAAACATACTTTTGAGACCAAAGGCGGAGGTTATAAtgatatgtatacatttaaacataaaatgaaggAAGTATTAACTTGGAAAAAAGAGAAATCGCATTTAGCATATTTTCCTTTTGTTGTAGAGGACGCCAAAGTGGGTCCCAAAATGGTAGTTGGTACGGGACAGAAATCCCTGACTATTCAGTTTTACTCGTATGTGTTGGACGGCGTATACGCTTCAATGGGATTGAACGACGACTGCATAATAGTCACCGTAGAGCTGAGGCAGATTGTCCCCGGTGGCGGTAATGACCGATTTTAACCTTTAAAGCGTTTAAAGGCTTAGTTTAAAGACctagtttaatataaaaaaaataataataataaaatcgtgtatagtacacaacctatTTTTAGGTTAAATGCCACTAAATGTATCATGTATCCATGTTCCAGCCTTTTTCAGGTCATATGGCACCAAAAGCAGGAGTTTATAACTATAAAATGACCGTTACCGGTAACTGAACGCAGGGCTGTATTGGTGGCATTAAATAATTAGTGAGCTGAAAGTAATTTCAAACAATGcaccatttaaacaaataattggaccgtattaaatgttattaatttgtcTGAAGGGAAGCCAAAACTGAGAAAATGTATTTACAGTTTATAAGTGTTGCCATATCAACTGCCACGATAAAGTCTGAACCCTGATATGTAAGATATAGTTAGATGATatgaagtaatatcttaatgactaagaatgggcGGAGAGAGCGTAGCAAATGAGCCCTTCTTAAGCATTCAAATATTACTTCAGATCAGCTTACTGTCTTAGAATACtgacctcattggctgacacaaaGTCAGCACacaatctgacgcagggagtgtgtattggATAGTTGGCAGTAGGCAGACCTATAGATATAGACCCGTGATTgctgaaattcttaatgattaagcctagtacttaatgattgcttatatgcaatttcattggctgaaaatgtaggttgtattctatgTGAAGATGTCATATACTGAGAATGTGATAATGCAGATCATTCTCGATTTGTTTTACGTCAACTTGGCGAGTTATATGTtagaaaaaatgatatttcaaagagtttaaaaaacatgaaaatatgagtttgatagttttcattgttttgaaaatttagccCGTTCTGCTCAACAAATCAAACATAAGCGCACACAGGACAGGAACACAATATCAActacgtcatttccgaaataacATGACGTTGTATACCGATTGGCgtgttttacttataaaactCGGTTTTAAAAATATCGTTTAATAACACTCTTggcataaaatataaagaaaatgtttgttgcAGTATAATATCGCAATGTAATTCActgtgctcactcggtgaaatatattgcgatctaacgctgaaaaaaacaattatcctctacgTGTCCGTCCGTCATATAGTGTGTGGTTAGCTAACTAAGTTTAGTTTggcttagaatacaacctacattccTAATGTAGgttgctacgctcactccgcccattcttaatcattaaggttttaattcatgtcattttacaattatttggtCTGTTTGTATATTCATATGACCCTGCTGTTTACAGGATACGCAAACATTGGTGACATCGTTGTCTACGACTGGAAGAATAATCTAAGGACACCCACAGTCCTTGACATTCCCACCAAGTGCAAGGTAACTATGACAACGGAGACATTTCAACAATTGTTATTTCTTAAAGATAAACTGATGAAgattactcccagataagatttaccacaatatatataattgttttaatattacgAAAAGGATGAATCAATGTCccaaacaatggttcttatgaaggataccgagtttagtttgacagaaatgagcataaaacaaggtatttctaccttataatattaaagtagaccacaataaatcttttagcattcaccaatcatttattatttttttggcactttcagctattaaaattCACGtttacaatcctgttatcagtaattatattttgtaagtagttatcaacttaaatgtttatcactcaaaattgatgtttgttatacacgtgtatgtattgattttgaataagagtgtctctAGCTCTATAGTGTGGAGACAGTTTCAGCTAATGTAAATTACATTCTAGTACGTTTTCTGGGTATAATCCTTGGATCAGTTTCCTTCAGAAACACAGGAGCTGTTTCGTACCTACGAGAGATTTTCAACAGTAGAACACTACTGCTATAAACATACACTCTAGAGTTCTGAATTAAACGACCGGCAGTTGTAGGAGACCAAATGAACACGACCCGAGAGAGACTCGAACCCCTAACCCCTGGAGTGAGACGAGGACATTCGTAAACTAAGCCACCTAAATTTTTGCCGTTGcaagttattataattattttgtcgAACATGCTATACTACTAATGAGACGAGACATAAGTATACTCATATACATATGTTTTCTGTTTACAGAAATAGCGTGGGACTCGACCGTGACAGTTGGCCGAAGCGTTTGTGGAGAAGTTACCAATcactgtttttgaaatattgaatttaaaaaagacaagcatttttttcagttgcATTTGAGCCTTATTCTATCAAATAATCATGTGGCTAACATTGCATATAATTCAAACGTTTTAAACGTCTATGTACTTAGTAttaaccaaaaaataatgaaataataaacagcTGATCTTTGAAAAACTCTTTTTCATAACGGactctttatttatttttaatttaacattgctTTTTGTTGCCGAAATCCCGAACACAAATTATGGGTGCTTTTAATTGGTTGTTGTGTTAATTGAGGTTATATGGTCGCTTGTATGACTTACTGAATCgaatatatgtgtatgtatgaatgCACATGTAATTGGAAATTAAACTCGGGAATCATTGTACGACGTCTGTGTTTATGCCTATCAGGAAAACCACATTTACCAAATGCCTGTTTTGGAGTTTGAACTTTGCTCACGgattaaaggggcacaatatgcTCTTCATAGATgcactatttatttttattataattgtaaataatgaactattatGTTTAAGCACATTTgactttaaagctgtactcgcacagattaaccgttttgacaacaatatgaatatttctcccacctcagataagtagatccaataatttaaccatgctagatattcttatcttgcccaagGGCGATgttaaaatgcccgtatggaactcctttttaatggtaaccacattgtaattacctcccttgttgaagaatgttgtctgtagcatcatggcaatcttgtcttgtggcaatatttagaacgctaattaagtATTTCTCGCTTAAAATGTCCCCATCAAACAGTTTTCacacacctttcaagaaataatgcttcactctccttagaactatttaaaaaccgATCTGACTTTTAACAATATCCGAATCACTGctcgcatatccatgacaacaacgaatgatcgcatatccatacgcaattatttttttgactAGGCACAAAATagcaacaaatacatttttacttaattttgtttaactgtggtgggagaaaaagcatcttccatagcagctcgtgtaagataggttcatcccgaccctcgcgtagggtgttttgcggaaactcggtaaacctcgtttccgcaaaacacgctcgggtcggaatgaacctatcttacactctcggtcatggaagataatttttgcgtaaatatatggTATTTCCAGTGATGTAAGATTGGTTTTTAATAATTACGTTCGAAGTTTCtgtggctaaaagcgttacctACGCTTTAAGAATGGGTtttttcggcataaaacatcatttttggcCTCTTACGTCAAATCCTAGAGCTGCCCCTGCtctttctaaatatttatttatgagcTTTTATAACTTCAAGAACAAACtgctacagttttttttttaactttaactgCTTCATTTGAAAATACTTAGGATGCTGTGACCTTGATATATAGGGGACATGGGTCCTGTGTGCGACACATCCTGATTCTATGGTGGTCATTCCTGCCAAATCATTTTATAATCCGAAAGATATTGCCCAGACAAAATAGGGCGGACGGACTGGCGCCCTCCAGCAGTGTGTGACCAGCCAACTACAGTTACATTATGACAAATTTATAACCTCACTGGACGTAAAATGTGAATATATGACCTTTTTTATtctattgttttcaaaattggtaGATTTAAACAAAAGCGGTAGATTTTGTCGCGACAGCCGTAGAAGAGTTTAAAAAGCGGTAGATTTTGTCTACAGCTGGTAGAGTTCACATGTCTGCTTCACATGACATACCTATTCGGTTCACAAAGTGAAACCGGGTATAACAGCTATACATTCTTACTAAATTCATTCTTAAAAACATATGAATTGTGAATTTCATTAACAGCTTGTGTACCcgaataaatttaataaaatacacactTAAGGGAAAAcgtattgaatataaaaacaattttatgtataaaatataaataataataatgtgtttaaCATTATGAACTTACATATAACTGAACCCACACCCTAAAGCTTAAACAGGAATCAAAGCACTAACttccaaaaaatatataattaaaaactatTAACTGCCTTCATATATCTTGTATATTCGCCCAGTGTCTATTTGAAATCAGCAGATTCATGAATTTCAAACTGATAAAAGATAGCTTCTGATTAACTAAATTCaaacaatgaatttgaaaattacTAACATTCCATTAGACAAAACATAATTACGAACActaaaaaacaatatcagaGCGCAACCAGACTTAtttgaaacaagcattttcctcacatttttcaaaaacaagagAATGATGACAAACGCTATAAAATATGAATGAGTACTCTGagtaaagctgcactctcacagattgattgttttgactattttttttatttttttgtcttggaatgagccaatttgtgcataaatgtctggaaaccagcgatataagactactgacaaagaagcagatcacagttttcattttcaatttcgaaacttgatgttttgtggctaaaaacgttactaacgctttaagaaaattattaaattatagaTTTTCGGCAGCTAACCAAGCAAttaagatctgttctattgtgagttatcttatatgacagaattgaaggcactgatgccaatatgagctgattctgagacaaaaaagttcaaaacagtcaatgtgtgagagtgcagcttttaaatacCCACAGACttaaagtaaatatgacaaattcaaggaattttgtcaaaaacgggaaacaaataaatttctaaagataatgataatgaacCACTTATTATATAGTCTTTTGATtataaagattttaaaacacacatatgcggaaacttttgatatttctataaaatgaaaatgaatcacACCATTTTATCACACAGCAAATATATAAAGAATTCATTATAAATggaaacatttgataaaacttaGATGCATGATAAAATGTATTCTATACTATATCTCCTTATAACATAAATACAGTATATtagaagatttaaaaatatagtgatatttaattgttgtcaattcaaaatcataaattgtaataaatctAGAGAGTAGAGTACAATGTATCAATATAAGAAGTGGTTACTGATAATAATTCTTAGTCTTAATATGACCTACATAGAGGCTAAGAGCACCTTCAGCAGTTGTTTATGCTCCTCTGTTCTTGTTTtcaattagtttaaacttaagttgtattacaacgattgtaaaaaAGTATACTAACTTATGCAAAGTGATTTTCGTTGGCATGATGTGGcatgagagtgtggtcttgtattaTGTGGTGAAACAAGagaaaacaaatttgtaagGCTTGTTTTCAGTgcaaaaggggcataactcatcaATTATAATTGCAAGAGTGGTGGGTCTTGtaacatacatgtgtattgtctctggcaacatgaggatgtaccaagtttcatctaAATGCTAAGAATGTGTTTAGTTATGCAAGCCATTGTGTTCAAGACTTTTTAAATCCGCAATTTCATAACAATTTaactgttttgacaaaaaattatattgtcttGCAATGAGGCAACTGTTGTGTGTGACGTCAATTAtttacgctttaagaaaaattgcataaaacatcaacttttgaacataaatataaatataaataaacctgcaatctgattttttgtcagtaagTCTTATACGTATCActagtttccatgcattttagcaaaaattggctcgttcaaagacaaaaactaatttttttgtcaaaatgctcaATTTGTGgtgggtgcagctttaaagaaatgataaccccctgtttaggggcatgaggcaaacagagttactttcaaatgttaaagatgcactctcacactttggatgttttgacaacttttttcatttttagctctactggccaaaggccagaagagcttatgcgattgtaatgtgtacgtagtatgtgcgtccgtgcgtctgtaaacaatcctcgttaacatgatacagccttcagttttgattgtatcttcatgaaacctgtacagtatctacatacctattagagctcggttcctttcgaaaatcagccagatccgcccatgtaTGCCTAGTTTATTGGCCTTGATAGTATAcaaaaatcagtgtgtcagtaggcaattgctcgttaacatgatacagccttttTAATTGCATCTCagtgaaacttgtacagtatctacatatccatatgAGCTCggtttcgaaaaccagccagatccgcccatgcatgccaagattatgggccttgataataaaaaaatagtgtgtcagtaaacaattgctcggtaacacgatacagtcttcagtctTGAttttatcttgatgaaacttgtccAGTATATTCATTACAGCtcagttcctttcaaaaacctgATCTGCCCATGTTTCCTGGATTATTGGCCTTGAAATTATTAGAtgatgggccttgatagtataaaaaaaatgctattttgtaataaatgcttgcgaatatgatacagtcttcagttttaagtattcagatacccataaggagttttcgaaaacagtgatgttgaccacacaaacccagccagtagagcataggcccttttgtgtctcttgtttgttttggattAGTACCATCCAATCTTtgcgaaaaatgcatggaaaccagtaatataagactactgacaaaaaattcaATCGCAgacttttctatttaagttaaaacattgatgttttatgcacttttttaaaccgttagtaacattaatcttagaaggaaatatgaaatctgggAATTGATGTTTTGTTAGCAATCTGggatttgatgttttgtcagcaatcttttaccattggtttgctgatatttacgcaaaaatttgctcattccaagacaaaacaagttgttaaaacggtatatctgtgagaatgcagctctaaatgttttggcaaacatgtttttgatttggcaGCACAATCAATCTTgaaaattgcttgattttactgctgtattagaaattacaggggtaatgggggattttttttagtgtttttattgctttttgtgattcatacagtcatacttcattcctcagggcacaacttacaaatagacagaacaggaaaatggtcattttaaaaggtcaaggacaatgcaagttgaacaattatattgttcatggcttgtatttttgatatattttgttgcatataagctataaaaaagttgaaataacttcatagttgaaatgatggctttgaatggtattgtcagtTGAGAAACagcactattaagaaatatgttaatggtactttattattttaatcaattttagatatttgtatgaaaattattatcttattttgtacatgagaccttttaaacagttatttataatataacaatgtgtaaatgaagctttagatcaaaacttaaagctgcactttcacagattgtcattttagacactttaaaaaaattgtctcaaaagctgatttggttatcattcctttaattcagtcatattagataattcacaatagaaccaatgaaaaatgtttggtaagactgccgaaaagttcatttacattaaattgttcgtaatgctacTATaccaataaaacatcattttagccataaatatgacaaaatgcaatctgatcttatttcagcagtcttatgtcacttaaaattgggtctaaaAAATGGCCTATTTATAGACCAACAATAAAAGAGTGCCgttagtcaaaacgatcaattagtgagattgcagctttaaatacacctttttaagaccgctgtaaaattccaatggtttgcctcaatctttaaagctagcatactgtttaattgacagccatactttttgtttaaaagtgtcatgatatgtttgtacaatgtgtttatataattcattaaagaagtcaaaacaaatttgtttatcttgtaatttgttttctattatttaaatgaccaaGACAAAAattgggaacgtcagtgctagttcttttactgtTAACATCCAATGAAGTTTCTTTTGGTGTAGCAGCAAGAaggtgttacattaaggatgcatcatataaaccaaattatacattcatatgcacaacatacaggcgtgtagacgcatatacgtgaatacgcggctgaaaaAACATGGTTCTGAAAAAAACCCACCAAAGtagcagtatgcgaacttgactacatgatccaaaaactggttattttccagtactaaataatgcacatcgaaacgcccagaatgcactagattgcaccatggttttcaaaattttctgagggggGGCATGTCCccgaaccccccccccccccagcacatttatgaatccacatgaatagaggggtagctacgcccctgacattgttgaaaccacagtgtgtatgtttatcctacgcagtgatctcccatggaaaatgcaatcgtcaaagaatctaaaggggatgtttatatggactagatttgaaatacaccaagtgtttaaaaaagttgatttcagtcacgaagagaatcaaccatactcctcacttgttggagtaagatggAAAGTCCACTTACCGcgggaaagaaagtacattgaaaatgttcctttgattcaattgactttatctttttataaatttgttgcaatacataaaatacgttatttttttataattgtttacccatgttgaattttatttggcaaatttattagagatttatatattaagaaactcagTTTTTTAGTATGTGAATGGTTTAGACCGGCTTCCTCAGCCGCTAAAGGGGATAtgtttatgacatacttttttaaatctttccaACTTGAGTTCTTGAGTGAATTTAAGCGAAGCGTACagggttttgaaaatgcatattttacttggattttatagattgttattacgaaataaagtattgtgAATCAAACTAAGCGTTAAagctaagctattgatggctggaaccctaaatgttgatatgtgctaaaatatatagtctttgaagtccaaaattttgaaatgtgttacaaacacgattcaacaaaaggctgttgcacaattagttgattgacataatcttcgagtatgtgttatctgcaccggCATGGGCTTGCTcccatcttttttaaaaatgcaattgatgtataaaagaaaatcaacctggttactattatttctgcaaattcagtaccaaggagtaaaataaatataagtgttcagatgcattacgagaaaaaaatatgtctggtgtcaaaacatgagagagtctctttaaacagaaatgttttgGCAGATACTCAGTCAGTCAGGTgatcataattgtataaataatagcttttaaACGTTGTCATTCCTGTTCATCATAGGTCGgatgcgtctgtttatttcgatgtcctaaaacgtttaaactgtttaaaggaactataacattatgaaacaacaattctGATTACAGAAACTCATTGGATCAATCTTTCCACATCCCCCCTCCTTCAGAACAGAAAtttaatggcttaaaatgttgggcCGGGGTAGGTGTACTCCtctaatttatagtccgaaatagggcatttttatcttaatattgtattttccccGATAATGACTGAGAATgtataaacggacgattcaaaggggtggaGAGACCGACCCCTCCCCCCttaatctgcaattgagtataTGCATTAataccgtctccgtagcctattggttaaggcgtagCCTATTGAAGTCGTAGTCGTGGGTTCATTCCATGGTACATTTAGCTCGATCCCTTTGCCGCGTGATGCCTGCCTCTCGGTACTTTAAGGATGAAAGTGGTTTAGTGGTGTAGGTTTCTGCTTCTAACCCACGACGAtgtgggttcgattcccacCAGGGGTACTATCTCAtggatggcctctcaaaaatgacacagtaacagccaggaaacggactcgagagtgattttaTCAGCTATTCACCTTTAGCAAAATCGAGCTTGTTTATGTTAGTTAGATTTAACCAATGAAAGTTGTACCCCTTCATCggtgctttgaaaaataattaaaggaccctgtttgaagcaagtgctT
Coding sequences within:
- the LOC128210010 gene encoding uncharacterized protein LOC128210010, which gives rise to MFHLLLLSALLGGLEAASPCTLPSPVFSYTQSGTVTYMAKGTFIILDQTQLVDYDYNRKVQRVYVEAANKQDVRIIYMDFANKMEYTQQGINGTCTRRAKNGTMHPPYIPEDAKVGPKMVVGTGQKSLTIQFYSYVLDGVYASMGLNDDCIIVTVELRQIVPGGGYANIGDIVVYDWKNNLRTPTVLDIPTKCKK